A portion of the Chondrinema litorale genome contains these proteins:
- a CDS encoding YARHG domain-containing protein: MRLIFLSIILSILCACSSSNTSEVSKTPEVEEILETKNVSEKIDAIDAEATSKVDIKEAVYTNDSLIKQKVKQLDEQFASTPFYTFIGGQDFFIISNQKITGLHEIFDGKNLYGLVNSALQTLLKPEYEKIYNPNLTIKNCFEIKSKGLVGLFNYQTKEVLKPQFDYILPASKSISNIAYGYKDGVWFKIENESLQNAKKVNDYNPSGLLKSISYDATKLSDRMMFYSYANHSEDDPEEGNGVLINPSYIEYFNLMPNEYYTDIIISNHKEADFGVTGAKVETENEKSLSGKLKSFLISIYEEGISGRGYQITEKQLVLYNSEEQKINAISLEKHYSDPSLCNEDNFHFLNDSIYEVITHSSEFGDDMETPYNFATKYVFYKISPRGEVEMLTSDRVYDFTKFIYIDESYFKGCFVKNMKEGESSNEEYNIWQSDYLSIEDLDIMRNEIFAEYGYRFQSEKWQKYFSNKKWYKPRYDNVDDQLTEIDKANIKVILQTKEAMQGKEEEFTKKRPSTYYAAG; this comes from the coding sequence ATGAGGCTGATTTTTTTATCTATTATTCTATCAATTCTTTGTGCTTGTTCTTCTAGTAATACATCAGAAGTTAGTAAAACCCCAGAAGTTGAAGAAATTCTAGAAACCAAAAATGTATCTGAAAAGATTGATGCAATAGATGCAGAAGCTACAAGTAAAGTAGATATAAAGGAAGCAGTTTACACAAACGATTCTCTAATCAAGCAAAAGGTTAAACAATTAGACGAGCAGTTTGCCAGTACACCATTCTATACTTTTATTGGAGGGCAGGATTTTTTCATCATTTCGAATCAAAAGATTACTGGCCTACATGAAATATTTGATGGTAAGAATTTATATGGTCTAGTCAATAGTGCTCTTCAAACTTTATTGAAGCCCGAATACGAAAAAATTTACAACCCCAATCTTACTATTAAAAACTGCTTCGAAATTAAAAGTAAAGGTCTGGTTGGTTTATTTAATTATCAGACAAAAGAGGTGCTTAAACCCCAATTCGATTATATTTTACCTGCAAGTAAATCTATCTCGAATATCGCTTATGGATATAAAGATGGAGTTTGGTTTAAAATTGAAAATGAATCTTTACAGAATGCTAAAAAAGTAAATGATTATAATCCATCAGGTTTATTGAAGTCTATTTCTTATGATGCAACAAAACTGAGCGATAGAATGATGTTTTACAGTTATGCAAATCATTCTGAAGACGATCCAGAAGAGGGAAATGGTGTGCTAATAAATCCATCTTACATTGAGTATTTCAATTTAATGCCGAATGAGTACTATACTGATATTATAATATCAAATCATAAAGAAGCAGATTTTGGTGTAACAGGTGCAAAAGTTGAAACAGAAAATGAAAAGTCTTTATCAGGTAAATTAAAATCATTTTTAATATCCATATATGAAGAAGGTATTTCCGGTAGGGGGTATCAGATAACTGAAAAGCAATTGGTGTTGTATAATTCAGAAGAACAAAAGATTAATGCGATCTCATTAGAAAAACATTATTCTGATCCGTCTTTGTGTAACGAAGATAATTTCCATTTTCTTAATGATTCCATCTACGAAGTTATCACTCATAGTTCAGAATTTGGCGACGATATGGAAACACCTTATAACTTTGCTACAAAGTATGTTTTCTATAAAATTTCTCCAAGAGGTGAGGTTGAAATGCTAACTTCAGACAGAGTCTACGACTTTACTAAATTCATTTACATAGATGAGTCTTATTTTAAAGGTTGTTTTGTGAAAAATATGAAGGAAGGTGAAAGTAGTAATGAAGAATATAATATATGGCAATCTGATTATTTGAGCATAGAAGATTTAGATATTATGCGCAATGAAATTTTTGCTGAATATGGTTATAGATTTCAATCTGAAAAATGGCAAAAGTACTTTTCTAATAAAAAGTGGTACAAGCCGAGATATGATAATGTAGATGACCAGCTCACAGAAATTGACAAGGCGAACATTAAAGTAATTCTCCAAACAAAAGAAGCCATGCAGGGTAAAGAAGAAGAATTTACTAAGAAAAGACCTTCAACTTATTATGCTGCTGGTTAA